The Marinomonas profundi DNA segment GGAGACTTTTGTTGATGCGGCCGTTTCTCTTTATGAGGACAAAACTAGCTGGCTATTGATGCAACAAAATGGCAATAGAATTTTACAAGACCGCTACCAAGCAGACGAATGGCAAGCCAAGTTAATCAATAGATTGACACTACAAACTCAGCTAAGGGAAAGCTTGAGGAAAAAACATTTTTTAGGTTTGATGTTGCGACACCACAGCCTAAAAAGCACACAGTACATGTCACAATGGATTGAACTTAAAAATACTGCTGTGGAAAAGTGATGTTAAAAAAACATCGAAAAGCCAGTGAAAGTAAAGGCCATTATTACTCGCTGACGAACTGGCTTTTCGCTTCTCGCTCACGCACTTTTTTCATCACCGCCTGTTGCGATGCTTTGTTCATGCTGCCCCACTGGCTAATTTCCTTACCCGTTCGATAACACCCCACACAGACGTCATCATCATTAAGCAGGCAAAGGTTAACGCAGGGGGATTTTAACTGAGGTTTCGGCTTGGTCATTTTCACTCAACACTTATACAGAACACAGTAAACAAAAAGCCTTGGCGGAAAACACCACCAAGGCCTCTGATTCTAATATTCAGCGTTATGATAAACGCGCTGAACATCATCCAAGTCATTCAAAAGATCTAAGAAACGGTCAAACTGCTCGACTTCTTCGCCTTGAATTTCGGTGGTATTTTGCGCGACGAATTGAATTTCATCGACTTCAAATTCAATTTCACCAAAGGCATCCGTTAACGCTGTTTTCGCCTTACTGTAATCGGTGTGTGGCGCAAAAACAGTCACTTTACCCTCTTCTAGCTCAATGTCCGTCACATCCACATCTGCCAGCATTAAGGCTTCTAGTACCGCCTCTTCATCCGTGCCGGCAAACACAAAAATAGCACTGTGATCAAACATGTGACTCACGCTGCCTTGGCTGCCGATTTTGCATTTCACCTTGTTAAAGCAAGTACGCACATCACCAAAAGTACGATTAGGATTATCAGACAAGCAATCCACGATCACCATGGTGTTACCAGGACCAAAACCTTCGTAGCGAGCCGTATCAAAATCTTCGCCACCGCCACCTTTCGCCTTATCAATCGCTTTGTCGATAACGTGAGTTGGCACCTGATCTTTTTTGGCACGGTCAATCAGTGAACGTAGTGCCAAATTACCATTAGGGTCCATACCACCGGATTTCGCGCAAACATAAATCTCACGGCCGTATTTGCTGTACACCTTGGCTTTTTGGTCAGACGTTTTTGCCATGGACTCTTTGCGGTTTTGGAAGGCTCTGCCCATTACATATTCCTATTTAATACTGTCTTGAAAAGTGAGATTCTAACGTGTCCCTCAAAAAGAAGGAACTGCTAGCACGGCCTAAACACGATAAAAACCAGATAGCGCTATAAAAGCCCCACAAAGAAAAACAACATCGAAATAAAATGCGCCAAAAAGCAGCAAAAAAGCTCAATTCCAAATCCTCATTATTTACACGCCAAGCAAGTAGCCAGATTTCACAAAAAAACTGTATAGTAAACAGACGATTAGAATAGTTAAATACACAGTTCACCCAAGACACACTCCTATCGTGCATCGCTAGCGACATTTAGACCGTGCACAGTGAGTCATCAGGGGTCTCTCAACAGGATAATAAATAGGTTTTCAGCTCCACTATGACAATTGCCAAAGGGTTAAAAATTCGGCACAAACTTTTTGCCGTTTTTGTATTAAGCAACATATTGCTCATTGTTTCCATGTGGCAAGTATTTCAATGGAGCTTCGATCGGGGCTTTGTTTCCTATGCCACAGAGCGTGATCGCGACTTCTTAGGACAAATGGCCAACAGAACAGCCAACCTCTATATCTATTACGATGATTGGTATTTTTTAGTACAAGAAAGTCGAATGGAAAAAGAATGGCACCTAGCCAAACTCGATAATCTAAGAGATTTAGTCCCACCCCCCAGCACACCAAATTTGGATCTAATTTATCCTTCCCAATATTATCGTCAACGTTTTCTGCTCTTTGATAGCCAACAAAAAGCCATCATAGGCACGACACGTTTTAGTGATGCCGAAACGCATGCGGTAAAAGTCAATAAAAAAATAGTCGGCTACGTGGGTTTACGATCGATACGCGAGCTGGTTCAAGACCAGACGCTACGCTTCGTACGCCAACAGGGTGAAGCCTTTTTACTGATTTCAGCGTTTATGCTGGCTATTGCGGCGTTATTAACTTGGCCGTTAGCTCAGTGGCTAAGCCGTCCGCTGTGCTCTATGCAGCAAGCCACCAAAAAACTCGCCGCAGGCAAATATGAAACACGCATAGCGGTGAAAGGTTCGGATGAACTGGCGGATTTGAGCTGCAATTTCAATCTCCTTGCCTGCACACTGGAACATACCAGAGAAGCCCGCAAACGCTGGGTCGCCGATACCGCCCATGAACTCAGAACCCCCGTTGCCATTTTGAGAGGGGAAATAGAAGCCATGCAGGATGGTATTATTAAAGTATCGCCAGAGAGCCTCGCCTCTTTGCAGCAAGAAACACTCCATATTGCGCGTTTAATCGATGACTTAAACCAGCTATCCATGCATGATACTGGAAGCTTAAATTACGAAATGGAAGAAGTGTCACTAAATGAGATCATAGAGCAGACCGTGCAATCGATGACCTTACCATTTAGCGAAGCAGGATTGGAATTAGAGTTTGAATATTCACAAAAACACCCTATTGTTATGACAGGTGATTCAGATCGCTTACATCAGCTTTTTGCGAATCTCATGAATAATTCGTTGAAATACACCAATGTGCCAGGAAAGCTGATAGTAAAACTCTCGAAACACCAAAAGAAAGCACACATTCTTTTTGAAGATACCGCGCCGGGTGTTGGCGAAAATGAAATTAACAAAATTTTTGAACAGTTTTATCGGGTTGAAAACTCAAGAAATAGAACAACGGGTGGAAGAGGCTTAGGTCTTGCTATTTGCTCCGGCATTGTCGAAGGACACCAGGGCACTATCGGCGCTTACCATGCACCAGATGGTGGTTTAGGAATAAAAATAGAATTTCCTGTAAATTAATTCTTTTTAAATTACTGCTTTTTAACTAATGGAACGTAAAAGATTATGAGCAAAGTACTGATTATTGAAGATGAACCAAAGTTAGCCGAATTAATGAGCGCCTACTTGGAACAAGCAGGTTACGAACATCACCACCTAGACCGTGGAGATATTGCCGTTAATTACATTAAAAACAACTCTGTAGACCTTATTTTGTTAGACCTTATGCTACCTGGATTAGATGGCATTGAGATCTGCAAACAGGTGCGTCAGTTTAGTGGTGTACCCATTATCATGGTGACCGCAAAAGCAGAAGAAATAGACCGATTAATTGGTCTAGAAATGGGCGCAGATGACTACGTTTGCAAGCCTTTTAGTCCACGTGAAATCGTTGCACGAGTGAAAGCAAACCTACGCCGTGTTGAGCTAGATCAGGCAGAATCCCCCAGAACAGATGGTTTTGACTTAGATATAGATCGCTTACGAGCCACTTACAAAGGCGACCTTATTGATTTAACAACGGTTGAATTTCAGCTATTGCAGTTATTAATTAAAGAGCCTGGTCGTGTATTTGGCAGGGATCTTATTATGAAAAGCATTTACGCCGACAGCCGAGTGGTTAGTGATCGCACCATAGATAGCCATATTAAAAAGCTACGCAAAAAAATCTCGGCGGTGGCACCAGAACTCAATGTCATTCACTCGGTTTATGGTGCAGGTTATCGTTTTGAGAATAACGACCAATAGTACTCGACTGTAAGGAATAGCGTCGTTGGACAGCTTTTTAGATGTATTGGTATTTTCCTTTTCCATTACCATGCCTATTTTTACGATTTTGGTATTAGGTGTCGTGCTACGTCGAATACGAATTATCAATGATAACTTTATCGATGTAGCGTCTAAATTAGTGTTCAACGTCACGCTTCCCGCATTACTGTTTATTAGCATATCGAAAACAGATTTAACCACTAACACCGATCTATCCTTAGTGATTTACGCCATGCTAGCCGTCACCGTAACCTATGTTATGTTGGAGCTATTAATGTCGATATGGGAGCCAGATAAAGCACAGCGAGCGGTATTAGTACAGGGTGCTTTTCGCTCGAACATGGGCATAATTGGTCTTGCTTATTGTGTTAACGCTTATGGTAATGAGGTCTTTATCGTCGCTTCTGTTTACCTAGGCGGCGTGACAATACTCTTCAATATATTATCGGTTATTGGCTTAAGTCGAGCATTGGGCACCGATGCTAACCTTAAAAGCATTATCAAAAGCATCGTCAAAAACCCGCTTATTATTGCCATATTAGCGGCTTTTGCCAGCGCCATCACAGGCCTTCAACTGCCCACCACACTCTACAAAGCGGGCGACTACTTCGCTCAGATGACATTACCCTTGGCGCTGCTCTGTGCAGGGGCCTCGTTGAGTTTTAGCTCGCTAAAAAGCGATCTTCTAAGCTCTGCTATCGCATCCGCGGGAAAGCTTATTTTCATTCCTTTTGCCTTAACGTTAGGAGGCTATCTACTGGGCTACCGAGGCATGGAACTTGGCGTACTTTTTCTCATGTCATCAGCCCCCACCGCCTCAGCAAGTTATATCATGGTACGTGCGATGAATGGCAACGCTACGCTGGCCGCTAACATCATTGTGATTACCACCATCGTTTCCTTGATTAGCACCAGCATTGGCGTTACGTTGTTACGCAGTTTCCACCTAATTTGACCCATATCACCCAGCATTTACCTGACATCAAAATAGGGTTTATATGAAAGCCAGCGAGACAACCTTTGTTTTTATCATTGCGTAAACATCGTCTTTTTTTCCTCTCCTGTGGTGGCGCTTTACTGACCATGCTCTTTTTTGCTGTCAACACGGTCGCTTACCAAGCCCTGATTATTGACAAACATTCTGCTGGGCAAGACCAATTACTAGACTACGTTATCGAGCTGCGAAATGAGTTAAAAAACTACCACATTCTCCCCTATGCGCTTGCCGATAACCCAACCTTACTGGCGTTTATGGGCAACCCTAAAGACGCCTCATTAAAGAAAAACTTGCAACGCCAACTAGAAGACCTGACGCACGTGTCCAAAACCCATGATTGGTTTATTCTTTCTGAACAAGGAAAGCTACTCGTTTCTAGCGAACAATCCATTCATTTCAACCTAGACGACTACTTTGACAAAGACACCCTCAGTAACACACTAAAAGAGCAGCAAGGTGAATACATGCTGGTCTCTGGCTACAACCCAAGCCAGTACAAATCGGCCCATCTTGTGTTAGCGCCAGTTTACACACAGGCAGGGCTTGCAGGCGCAGTGGCGGTAAGAATTAATGTTAATGACCTAATAGAGCGCTGGAATTTATTCGAAGACTTAGTCGTAATGACCGATCAAAACAGCCTCATCTTTTTGGCCAGCAAGTTGAATCGACTTCTACCAAGTGACTGGCTAGAGCAGCCAACAGACATTCAGTTTCTAAATAATACCCGCTCAAAAGCCTATCGCTTAGACGACCAAAACTACCTTCTACAAAATGTGATGCTAGACGACCTTAAATGGCAAATACATTACCTATCAAACCTAAAAGGCATACAACAAAAAGCCCAAAACATTGCCTTTATTAGCTTAGGAGGGTTCGCTTTATTATTTTTATTTTGGCTCTATCGGCGTGAACGATCTTTGAAAATCGCCTCCAAACGAGAAAATGAATTACTGATTGCTGACAGCACACAACGACAAAGGGCGTTAATTGAAAACACCCACGTAGGACTCTTACAACTCACTAAATGTGGGGAAATCTCCTTCGTCAATCCAATGGGGCAACGTTACTTTGGCCTGCAATCACAACTCGACAGCCACTTTTTAGAAGAACTGCTACCGGATTGCCAGGAAAATCAAGTCGCGCTGTCTTTCATAAAATCACTGCGCACTCCAGATATAGCAAGCAATGGACACGCCAGTAACTTGCTAGAACAAGAAGTTATTTTACAAAAAATAGACGGTCAAACCTTTCCCGCCCTCCTCTCGGTGTCATCTTTAGAATGGAACGAGCTACCGGGCTATTTAGTCACTTTATTGGACATCAGCAAGAGAAAAAAGGCAGAACTGAGCTTATTAGAAGCCAATAGCCGACTAGAAGATCGCGTGTTAGAAAGAACCAAAGCGCTGGAAGCCGCGCAGCAAGAATTATTACGAACAGAAAAACTCGCGGCCATCGGCCAAATGTCAACAGCCATTGCCCATGAACTAAATCAACCCTTAACAGGCATCAGAACACTCGCCTTTACCGCCGAGCTGCTGCTAAAACGACAAGATTCGGAACAAGCCCTTAAAGTACTCTTTGATTTAGAATCCTTAGTCGGCAGAATGCAGTGCCTCACCAGTGAACTTAAAGTGCTCGCCTAC contains these protein-coding regions:
- a CDS encoding response regulator, whose protein sequence is MSKVLIIEDEPKLAELMSAYLEQAGYEHHHLDRGDIAVNYIKNNSVDLILLDLMLPGLDGIEICKQVRQFSGVPIIMVTAKAEEIDRLIGLEMGADDYVCKPFSPREIVARVKANLRRVELDQAESPRTDGFDLDIDRLRATYKGDLIDLTTVEFQLLQLLIKEPGRVFGRDLIMKSIYADSRVVSDRTIDSHIKKLRKKISAVAPELNVIHSVYGAGYRFENNDQ
- a CDS encoding YebC/PmpR family DNA-binding transcriptional regulator translates to MGRAFQNRKESMAKTSDQKAKVYSKYGREIYVCAKSGGMDPNGNLALRSLIDRAKKDQVPTHVIDKAIDKAKGGGGEDFDTARYEGFGPGNTMVIVDCLSDNPNRTFGDVRTCFNKVKCKIGSQGSVSHMFDHSAIFVFAGTDEEAVLEALMLADVDVTDIELEEGKVTVFAPHTDYSKAKTALTDAFGEIEFEVDEIQFVAQNTTEIQGEEVEQFDRFLDLLNDLDDVQRVYHNAEY
- a CDS encoding DUF1289 domain-containing protein codes for the protein MTKPKPQLKSPCVNLCLLNDDDVCVGCYRTGKEISQWGSMNKASQQAVMKKVREREAKSQFVSE
- a CDS encoding AEC family transporter, with the protein product MDSFLDVLVFSFSITMPIFTILVLGVVLRRIRIINDNFIDVASKLVFNVTLPALLFISISKTDLTTNTDLSLVIYAMLAVTVTYVMLELLMSIWEPDKAQRAVLVQGAFRSNMGIIGLAYCVNAYGNEVFIVASVYLGGVTILFNILSVIGLSRALGTDANLKSIIKSIVKNPLIIAILAAFASAITGLQLPTTLYKAGDYFAQMTLPLALLCAGASLSFSSLKSDLLSSAIASAGKLIFIPFALTLGGYLLGYRGMELGVLFLMSSAPTASASYIMVRAMNGNATLAANIIVITTIVSLISTSIGVTLLRSFHLI
- a CDS encoding PAS domain-containing sensor histidine kinase, producing the protein MLFFAVNTVAYQALIIDKHSAGQDQLLDYVIELRNELKNYHILPYALADNPTLLAFMGNPKDASLKKNLQRQLEDLTHVSKTHDWFILSEQGKLLVSSEQSIHFNLDDYFDKDTLSNTLKEQQGEYMLVSGYNPSQYKSAHLVLAPVYTQAGLAGAVAVRINVNDLIERWNLFEDLVVMTDQNSLIFLASKLNRLLPSDWLEQPTDIQFLNNTRSKAYRLDDQNYLLQNVMLDDLKWQIHYLSNLKGIQQKAQNIAFISLGGFALLFLFWLYRRERSLKIASKRENELLIADSTQRQRALIENTHVGLLQLTKCGEISFVNPMGQRYFGLQSQLDSHFLEELLPDCQENQVALSFIKSLRTPDIASNGHASNLLEQEVILQKIDGQTFPALLSVSSLEWNELPGYLVTLLDISKRKKAELSLLEANSRLEDRVLERTKALEAAQQELLRTEKLAAIGQMSTAIAHELNQPLTGIRTLAFTAELLLKRQDSEQALKVLFDLESLVGRMQCLTSELKVLAYRRPEQLTPTPIKHTIQKAIDSLGDDAQNISWSIHLNDLDKVMAEPTRLERIFSNLISNSIQACSEEKIPPQINITLVTKNEKITLCYRDNGPGISQANLSHIFEPFFTTKPIGKGLGLGLAISANLAKDMNGDLTASHNESSQLVFGLTLAKA
- a CDS encoding ATP-binding protein produces the protein MTIAKGLKIRHKLFAVFVLSNILLIVSMWQVFQWSFDRGFVSYATERDRDFLGQMANRTANLYIYYDDWYFLVQESRMEKEWHLAKLDNLRDLVPPPSTPNLDLIYPSQYYRQRFLLFDSQQKAIIGTTRFSDAETHAVKVNKKIVGYVGLRSIRELVQDQTLRFVRQQGEAFLLISAFMLAIAALLTWPLAQWLSRPLCSMQQATKKLAAGKYETRIAVKGSDELADLSCNFNLLACTLEHTREARKRWVADTAHELRTPVAILRGEIEAMQDGIIKVSPESLASLQQETLHIARLIDDLNQLSMHDTGSLNYEMEEVSLNEIIEQTVQSMTLPFSEAGLELEFEYSQKHPIVMTGDSDRLHQLFANLMNNSLKYTNVPGKLIVKLSKHQKKAHILFEDTAPGVGENEINKIFEQFYRVENSRNRTTGGRGLGLAICSGIVEGHQGTIGAYHAPDGGLGIKIEFPVN